The Methanobacterium sp. BAmetb5 genome includes a region encoding these proteins:
- a CDS encoding fumarate hydratase C-terminal domain-containing protein — translation MEKVKELKTPLTIGDIENLQVGDRIILTGQILTGRDAALPRLVKLIEKGESPVIVEGAAIMHTAVSPAGIAPTSSNKTEIEGSIPPLSEAGVKMHIGKGALSPQTQEALEKQGSIFVVTPPAAALLTSKMTSSEVIAFSEEGIEALHGLKVKDFPGIVAVAHGMSIY, via the coding sequence ATGGAAAAAGTTAAAGAGTTAAAAACTCCCCTTACTATTGGGGATATAGAAAACCTGCAGGTGGGTGATCGCATCATTCTAACTGGTCAAATATTAACCGGTAGAGATGCTGCACTCCCCCGCCTGGTAAAACTCATAGAAAAAGGAGAAAGCCCGGTTATTGTTGAGGGGGCAGCCATCATGCATACCGCCGTAAGTCCGGCAGGGATCGCACCAACCAGCAGCAACAAAACGGAAATAGAAGGTAGTATTCCCCCACTATCGGAAGCAGGGGTTAAAATGCATATTGGCAAGGGAGCACTATCACCACAAACACAGGAAGCACTGGAAAAACAGGGATCAATTTTTGTGGTCACTCCCCCTGCTGCAGCCCTTCTCACCAGCAAGATGACCTCTTCAGAAGTGATAGCATTCTCTGAAGAGGGTATTGAGGCTTTACATGGGTTAAAAGTCAAGGATTTTCCGGGGATAGTGGCTGTAGCCCATGGAATGTCGATTTATTAA
- the upp gene encoding uracil phosphoribosyltransferase: MIKLVDHLLVQEKLTLIRREGIDGIHFRGGIIEIGRWLAYELANTMEKEKITVQTPLGIADGVKIKDKDDIVVVSVLRAAIPLVEGIMRVFRNAQYGVVGASRRDEPPFPVDISYFRLPPVDNRIVVIADPMLATGHTMNAILNRIQEKGSPRRVVLLNVIASRQGIDLVEREHPEVEIYTCAVDRELNSDGYIVPGLGDAGDKAFGKPEP, translated from the coding sequence ATGATAAAATTAGTTGACCACTTGCTGGTACAGGAAAAACTCACTCTTATCCGGAGGGAAGGAATCGATGGCATCCACTTCCGGGGTGGAATCATTGAGATTGGTCGCTGGCTGGCCTATGAACTAGCCAACACCATGGAGAAGGAGAAGATTACTGTGCAAACTCCTTTAGGAATTGCAGATGGAGTTAAAATTAAAGATAAAGATGATATTGTAGTGGTGAGTGTTTTAAGGGCAGCTATCCCCCTAGTGGAGGGGATAATGAGGGTTTTCAGGAATGCCCAGTACGGGGTGGTGGGTGCCTCCCGCCGGGATGAACCACCATTTCCAGTGGATATCAGCTATTTCAGACTACCACCAGTTGATAATCGAATTGTGGTCATTGCCGACCCTATGCTGGCCACTGGCCATACAATGAACGCTATTTTAAACCGGATTCAGGAAAAGGGCAGCCCCCGAAGAGTGGTCTTGTTAAATGTAATAGCATCCCGGCAGGGTATAGATCTGGTGGAACGGGAACATCCCGAAGTGGAGATATACACCTGTGCCGTGGACCGTGAACTCAACTCTGACGGTTATATCGTTCCCGGGTTGGGTGATGCCGGGGACAAGGCCTTTGGGAAGCCAGAACCCTGA
- a CDS encoding sorbosone dehydrogenase family protein translates to MRIKILAIASISLILIVIFLVFIFLAPQNNNETSYTTEILAENLEVPWAIDFLPDDGVIFTQRGGKVSILDGNNSIKTVGQVNVTQDSESGFLGIAVDPNFNSTHHFYVYYSLGDYNRISRFKLEGDQITNETVILDKIPAAAIHDGGRLKFGPDGKLYATTGDSANPSLAQDTSSLAGKILRLNPDGTVPSDNPFGNYVYSYGHRNPQGITWGPSGIMYASEHGQNKNDEINIITRGGDYGWPIYEGNNTATGYIKPMRAYTELTLAPSGIAYYRGALYVAGLRGTQLRKLTLSTDGQTIMGEKATLTQLGRIREAVEHNGYLYITTSNRDGRGVPQNGDDKIIRIKMT, encoded by the coding sequence ATGAGAATAAAAATACTGGCAATTGCTTCTATTTCTCTGATTTTAATAGTCATCTTTCTGGTTTTCATCTTTTTGGCTCCTCAAAACAATAATGAAACCAGTTACACCACGGAAATTCTGGCTGAAAACCTGGAGGTCCCCTGGGCTATTGACTTTTTGCCGGACGATGGGGTGATTTTCACCCAGAGGGGTGGAAAAGTTAGTATTCTGGATGGAAATAATTCTATCAAAACCGTGGGACAGGTTAATGTAACTCAAGATAGTGAATCCGGATTTCTGGGAATCGCTGTAGACCCTAACTTCAATTCAACCCATCATTTTTATGTTTATTACTCTTTAGGGGATTACAATCGCATATCTCGCTTCAAACTGGAAGGAGACCAGATAACCAATGAAACAGTTATCCTGGATAAGATACCGGCAGCAGCCATCCATGATGGGGGTAGACTGAAGTTCGGACCCGATGGTAAACTTTATGCAACCACTGGTGACTCAGCCAATCCCAGCCTGGCCCAAGATACCAGTTCCCTAGCGGGTAAAATACTGCGCCTCAACCCCGACGGTACTGTACCTTCTGACAACCCCTTTGGTAACTACGTTTATAGCTACGGGCACCGCAATCCCCAGGGAATAACTTGGGGTCCTTCTGGGATAATGTACGCCTCTGAACACGGGCAAAACAAAAATGATGAGATTAACATTATCACCCGGGGTGGAGACTATGGTTGGCCCATTTATGAGGGCAACAACACAGCCACCGGTTATATAAAGCCCATGAGGGCTTACACGGAATTAACACTTGCTCCTTCAGGGATAGCCTATTACCGGGGAGCTCTCTATGTTGCTGGTTTAAGGGGAACTCAACTGAGAAAACTCACTCTTTCTACTGATGGACAGACAATTATGGGAGAAAAAGCAACCTTAACTCAACTGGGGAGGATCCGAGAGGCTGTTGAACACAATGGATATCTTTACATCACCACCTCCAACCGTGATGGTCGGGGAGTGCCCCAGAATGGTGATGATAAAATAATCCGAATTAAAATGACCTGA
- a CDS encoding tRNA (cytidine(56)-2'-O)-methyltransferase, translated as MEVKVLRLDHRRVRDARITTHVCLTARALGASGVFLSGDHDKKLMENVQDVVKRWGGDFQVEYRKNWGNLLEEWKNKGGEIVHLTMYGEQVQDVTPQIRSSPRDKLVVVGGSRVPSKVYQEADWNVSVTTQPHSEVSSLAIFLHMLYDGKELDMEFEDGDMKVIPSAKGKNVVMKSREDKSDSLDEKKVTEDE; from the coding sequence ATGGAAGTTAAAGTTTTACGACTGGATCATCGTCGGGTGCGTGATGCCCGAATCACCACTCATGTTTGCCTTACTGCACGTGCACTAGGAGCATCCGGCGTTTTTTTAAGTGGAGATCACGATAAAAAGCTTATGGAAAACGTTCAAGACGTGGTTAAGCGTTGGGGTGGTGATTTCCAGGTTGAATACCGTAAGAACTGGGGAAATCTACTGGAGGAATGGAAAAATAAAGGAGGAGAAATAGTTCACCTCACCATGTACGGAGAACAGGTACAGGATGTAACCCCCCAAATCAGGAGTTCACCCCGCGATAAACTGGTGGTGGTAGGAGGTTCCCGGGTCCCCAGTAAAGTGTACCAGGAAGCTGATTGGAACGTTTCCGTGACTACTCAACCCCACTCCGAGGTTTCATCCCTGGCCATATTCCTCCACATGCTCTACGATGGCAAAGAACTGGATATGGAGTTTGAAGATGGAGATATGAAGGTTATACCCTCAGCCAAGGGTAAAAATGTGGTGATGAAGAGCAGGGAAGATAAAAGTGATAGTTTGGATGAAAAAAAGGTTACTGAAGATGAGTAA